A part of Chitinivibrio alkaliphilus ACht1 genomic DNA contains:
- a CDS encoding lysylphosphatidylglycerol synthase domain-containing protein — protein sequence MRPVKLFFLLLKIIITVLILRMVHRSFLGNMQDLVSFFSGFPLPFHRFFWPLFFALCMQLLLVVRWRQTLALFGIHPPLYVVIKSYFVGSLFAFLTPGRIGEVFRGAGMNEGGRFTAGAAVLFERFFSTGVVFLIALLLFHVYPAAAIDVLAEGQKRVFSIYALFLHVLGGVFFICMVLTPLVLFTYIRRFMQKGKLFIHILLLSSGIHLFLLMQVGFLFHALVRTSFREGMLVASQTFAAIHFVPVTVGNMGVREYFLHLFGLYFSEYADVHFQHNILAVSLVILACNLILPALIGLFLFIFINLIQEIRQFFNYIVGCDA from the coding sequence ATGAGGCCCGTAAAGCTATTTTTTCTGCTCTTAAAAATAATTATAACTGTGTTGATCCTTCGTATGGTGCATCGTTCTTTCTTAGGAAATATGCAGGATCTTGTTTCGTTTTTTTCAGGGTTCCCTCTTCCATTTCATCGCTTTTTCTGGCCATTGTTTTTTGCCCTTTGCATGCAACTTCTTTTGGTAGTTCGATGGCGACAAACCTTGGCGCTTTTTGGAATTCATCCTCCTCTCTATGTTGTTATAAAAAGCTACTTTGTTGGAAGTCTCTTTGCATTTCTAACTCCGGGCCGTATTGGTGAAGTGTTTCGTGGTGCAGGGATGAATGAAGGGGGGCGTTTTACTGCGGGAGCAGCGGTTCTGTTTGAGCGTTTTTTTTCTACGGGGGTTGTTTTTCTCATTGCGTTACTTCTGTTTCATGTATATCCTGCTGCAGCAATTGACGTATTAGCTGAGGGGCAAAAACGGGTATTTTCTATATATGCACTTTTTTTACATGTCTTAGGAGGTGTGTTTTTTATTTGTATGGTTCTTACCCCGCTGGTTCTGTTTACGTATATTCGTCGTTTTATGCAGAAGGGTAAACTATTTATTCATATACTTCTTCTCTCCTCTGGTATTCATTTGTTTCTTCTTATGCAGGTGGGCTTTCTTTTTCACGCCCTTGTTCGCACCTCTTTTCGAGAGGGGATGCTTGTGGCGTCTCAAACCTTTGCTGCGATTCATTTTGTCCCTGTGACCGTGGGTAACATGGGGGTACGCGAATATTTTCTGCATCTTTTTGGGCTCTATTTTTCCGAATATGCCGATGTTCATTTTCAACATAACATACTTGCCGTTTCTTTGGTTATCTTGGCGTGTAACCTCATCTTACCAGCCTTGATAGGTCTTTTCCTTTTTATTTTCATAAATTTAATACAAGAAATTAGACAGTTCTTTAATTATATTGTAGGGTGTGACGCATAG
- the asnS gene encoding asparagine--tRNA ligase yields the protein MSRRQDICEVKALENLPCNVSVAGWVRTVRRGKNILFIEINDGSCLENLQVVCDHRVNSFSEIATVKTGASLSVSGKLVMSPASGQRVELQGQIVHIYGRADATFPLQKKGHSMAFLRTMPHLRPRTNTFSALTRVRSALSQAVHRFFDQRRFVYLHTPIITANDCEGAGELFQVTTRKETEVAESPDSYEQDFFGKKTFLTVSGQLEGEAYATAVGKIYTFGPTFRAENSHTSHHLAEFWMIEPEASFYELGDVMNLAEDFLRFLCGELLSVCAEDLSFFDSRICPGVRERLEKIQETLICRVSYTEAVASIQEADTTFETALSWGMDLQKEHERYLTEVLYGAPVIVYDYPRELKPFYMKVNDDTKTVAAMDLLVPHVGELIGGAERESRLEVLVEQMARCKIDPKAYDWYLDLRRYGSVPHGGFGVGFDRLVQFVTGMKNIRDVIPFPRSAGSI from the coding sequence GTGAGTAGACGTCAAGATATTTGCGAGGTGAAAGCTCTTGAAAATCTACCCTGTAATGTGTCTGTTGCGGGATGGGTTCGCACGGTGCGCCGGGGCAAGAATATCCTTTTTATAGAGATAAATGATGGTTCCTGTCTGGAAAATCTTCAGGTTGTGTGTGATCATCGGGTGAATTCTTTTTCGGAAATAGCAACGGTAAAAACAGGGGCATCGCTCAGTGTTTCGGGGAAATTGGTTATGTCGCCTGCATCGGGACAACGGGTTGAGTTGCAGGGGCAGATTGTACATATCTATGGCAGAGCCGATGCCACGTTTCCCTTGCAGAAAAAGGGGCACTCCATGGCATTTCTTCGAACCATGCCACATTTGCGTCCACGTACAAATACCTTTTCCGCGCTTACCCGGGTTCGTTCCGCCTTGAGTCAGGCCGTGCATCGTTTCTTTGATCAGCGCCGTTTTGTGTATCTGCATACTCCTATCATTACAGCCAATGATTGTGAAGGTGCAGGAGAGCTTTTTCAGGTAACCACACGAAAAGAAACTGAGGTAGCAGAGAGTCCTGACTCGTATGAACAGGACTTCTTTGGAAAAAAGACTTTTCTAACCGTGAGCGGTCAGCTTGAGGGTGAAGCTTATGCCACGGCCGTAGGAAAAATTTACACCTTTGGGCCAACATTTCGTGCAGAGAATTCCCATACCTCGCATCATTTGGCAGAGTTTTGGATGATAGAGCCTGAAGCGTCTTTTTATGAGTTGGGTGACGTGATGAACTTGGCGGAAGACTTTTTGCGTTTTCTCTGTGGAGAACTTCTTTCGGTTTGTGCGGAGGACCTTTCTTTTTTTGATTCACGTATCTGTCCCGGAGTGCGAGAACGTCTTGAAAAAATACAGGAAACCCTCATTTGTCGCGTGTCATATACAGAGGCTGTCGCATCTATTCAAGAGGCTGATACAACCTTCGAAACAGCTTTGTCCTGGGGCATGGATCTCCAAAAAGAACATGAGCGGTATTTAACGGAAGTACTCTACGGCGCTCCTGTGATTGTGTATGATTATCCCCGTGAATTAAAACCGTTCTACATGAAAGTTAATGATGATACAAAAACCGTAGCAGCCATGGATCTTTTGGTTCCTCACGTGGGTGAATTAATTGGTGGGGCTGAGCGGGAGTCTCGCCTCGAGGTGCTTGTCGAACAGATGGCTCGTTGTAAGATTGATCCCAAGGCCTATGATTGGTATCTTGATTTGCGACGATATGGTTCTGTTCCCCACGGCGGTTTTGGTGTTGGTTTTGACCGACTCGTACAGTTTGTAACCGGTATGAAGAATATTCGTGATGTTATACCCTTTCCCCGATCAGCGGGATCTATTTAA
- a CDS encoding FtsK/SpoIIIE family DNA translocase has protein sequence MVRKKTKATVKKESAPREQRVRIQIWGLVYLSVAILTFVALFSHYYSLDSGVMDNVLGPYIGTYLSLGLGALFAPFPAVFVPVAIGVVGWNMLFQKPIPVRYVFLTTLFILLLSTIAFIPRMPAMVGDEVYQLGGENLMGYFITRVTLLPLFGDKIFGAYFIVFLLLIITIMSFFQLDIVLFMRRIYGWVRSRLAVQKKKGAKNRPRDFIRNIISRIRSLLRPKKTVTRHDTQEAIDIVQFEPPHENETRTDAPATAPSEDLIVSPEKDEQNHAGNVPGSHSDGTPQEEYEPSQAEQFTTSSREHAQYVIPSGTVIPNPPRKDNSIDRIALEEKGRVLIQTLEEFNVKGCTIASIRPGPVVSRFEINPAHGVPIRKILKLQDDLALKVGGRSIRIQAPIPGKSLVGIEIPNDTREIVYFKEILDSRDFKNSSAALPVIIGKSISGQPLIEDISKMPHLLIAGQTGAGKSVGINSFIASLLLSRTPDELRLILIDPKKVEMACYEGIPHLMSPVVTEPEKAVAALQWGVREMESRYKLLSRVGSKNITSFNQKFDSGRLSSYVERGVIEAEDAEKLPYIVIIVDELADLMMTASKDVEKLVQRIAQLARAVGIHLIVATQRPSVDIITGPIKANLTSRISFRTIQSQDSRTILGSVGAEKLLGMGDMLYLKNGAPAIERYHGAFISEEDVENLVAEIAAQGIQPGTVEFDEEEDTAATGIVDNADDLFEDAARLVVSNGLGSTSMIQRRLEVGYARAGRIMDQLEKAGIVGKPKGSKPRELLVTDMEVLDEMFNA, from the coding sequence GTGGTTCGAAAAAAGACTAAGGCAACGGTGAAGAAAGAGTCAGCTCCACGAGAGCAACGTGTTCGTATCCAAATATGGGGGTTGGTGTATCTGTCTGTAGCCATTCTTACTTTTGTGGCCCTTTTTTCCCACTATTATTCCCTTGACTCTGGTGTTATGGACAATGTACTTGGGCCGTATATTGGCACGTACCTCTCGCTTGGTTTAGGAGCTCTCTTTGCGCCGTTTCCCGCTGTATTTGTTCCCGTTGCTATTGGGGTAGTGGGGTGGAATATGCTATTTCAAAAACCCATACCGGTTCGGTATGTCTTTTTGACAACCCTTTTTATTCTGTTGCTTTCCACAATTGCGTTTATTCCACGAATGCCTGCCATGGTGGGGGATGAGGTGTATCAGCTTGGAGGGGAAAATCTCATGGGGTATTTTATCACCCGGGTTACCCTTCTGCCTCTTTTTGGAGATAAAATATTTGGTGCGTATTTTATTGTGTTTCTCCTGCTTATTATTACTATTATGAGTTTCTTTCAACTTGATATTGTGCTTTTTATGCGACGTATATACGGGTGGGTAAGATCCCGTCTTGCTGTGCAAAAAAAGAAGGGGGCGAAGAATAGGCCACGGGATTTTATAAGAAATATTATATCCCGTATTCGTTCTCTTCTGCGTCCAAAAAAAACTGTCACGCGTCATGATACACAGGAAGCTATAGACATAGTACAATTTGAGCCGCCCCATGAAAATGAAACAAGAACAGACGCACCCGCCACGGCACCTTCGGAAGATCTCATTGTCTCCCCTGAAAAGGATGAACAGAATCATGCCGGAAATGTTCCGGGATCTCATTCTGATGGTACTCCTCAAGAAGAATATGAACCTTCTCAAGCAGAGCAGTTCACAACCAGCTCGCGAGAACATGCGCAGTATGTAATTCCTTCTGGTACAGTAATCCCCAATCCACCACGAAAAGACAACTCCATTGATCGTATTGCCTTGGAAGAAAAGGGACGTGTTCTGATACAAACGCTCGAAGAGTTTAATGTAAAGGGGTGTACCATTGCTTCTATTCGCCCCGGTCCGGTAGTAAGTCGGTTTGAAATAAATCCGGCCCATGGTGTGCCGATTCGAAAAATATTGAAATTGCAGGATGATCTTGCTTTAAAGGTTGGGGGGCGTTCTATTCGTATCCAAGCGCCAATCCCTGGAAAATCCCTTGTGGGCATAGAGATTCCCAATGATACACGGGAAATTGTCTATTTTAAAGAGATTTTAGACTCCCGAGATTTTAAAAATTCCTCTGCAGCGCTTCCTGTCATTATTGGGAAATCTATCTCCGGGCAACCCTTAATTGAAGATATTTCGAAAATGCCTCATCTTCTGATTGCAGGACAAACGGGAGCGGGGAAGTCTGTCGGTATTAATTCTTTTATTGCCTCTCTTCTTCTCAGCAGAACCCCTGATGAGTTACGACTGATACTCATTGATCCGAAAAAGGTGGAAATGGCCTGTTATGAAGGTATCCCTCACCTCATGTCTCCTGTTGTTACGGAGCCCGAAAAAGCAGTTGCTGCTCTTCAGTGGGGAGTTCGTGAAATGGAGTCTCGGTACAAGCTTCTTTCGCGGGTTGGCTCCAAAAATATAACCTCCTTTAACCAGAAATTTGACAGCGGACGTCTCTCCTCTTATGTTGAGCGGGGGGTGATTGAAGCAGAGGATGCAGAGAAGCTTCCCTATATTGTAATTATTGTTGATGAGTTAGCTGATCTGATGATGACGGCATCCAAGGATGTGGAGAAGTTGGTACAGCGTATTGCGCAGCTTGCCCGGGCTGTGGGAATTCATCTCATCGTTGCTACCCAGCGTCCATCCGTAGATATTATTACCGGGCCAATTAAGGCAAATTTAACCTCCCGTATCTCCTTTCGAACCATTCAGTCACAGGATTCGCGAACGATTCTCGGGTCGGTTGGTGCAGAAAAACTGCTGGGTATGGGAGATATGCTCTATTTAAAAAATGGAGCGCCAGCTATAGAACGGTATCATGGTGCTTTTATTTCGGAAGAGGATGTGGAAAATCTGGTGGCAGAAATTGCTGCGCAAGGTATTCAACCAGGCACTGTTGAATTTGATGAAGAGGAAGATACTGCTGCAACGGGAATTGTCGATAATGCTGATGACCTCTTTGAAGATGCGGCCCGTTTAGTGGTTTCCAATGGTTTGGGTTCAACATCAATGATACAACGGCGTTTGGAGGTTGGCTATGCCCGGGCTGGGCGTATTATGGATCAGCTTGAAAAAGCGGGTATTGTGGGCAAACCTAAGGGTAGTAAACCACGTGAACTGCTTGTAACAGATATGGAAGTACTTGATGAAATGTTCAATGCATAA
- a CDS encoding GH1 family beta-glucosidase codes for MSFPDSFLWGASTAAYQIEGAAATDGRGASVWDAFCRKPGAVVGGETGDVACDHYNRYADDIALWASLGLQSYRFSLSWSRLFPHGRGRVNSKGVDFYNRVIDTLLFHNITPVITLFHWDFPLDLFYQGGWLHRDSAYWFADYAAFAAQTFGDRVTWWITQNEPQCFIELGHKTGYHAPGLSLPQREVLWAAHNSLRAHGCAYGQMKEVRNSLMVGYGPVGVTSIPQEETSKNIMQARHHMFSHTDESLFTNTWFMDPVFKGEYPEDGCHFYGTDMIEFHSSDMEEIHQGADFLGTNIYHGTYINDTGGEVAPPQGHSTTAMGWPITPRALYWGPRFLSEQYGVPLVVTENGMAGTDYAMPDDTIIEDPYRVAYLRQYLQELRRACREGVDVRGYFVWSALDNFEWAEGYGKRFGIVYVDYETQERFCKRSALWYKEVIESNGRNL; via the coding sequence ATGAGTTTTCCTGATTCTTTTCTCTGGGGGGCATCCACTGCGGCGTATCAAATTGAGGGTGCTGCTGCAACAGATGGTCGAGGTGCCTCTGTGTGGGATGCTTTTTGCCGAAAACCCGGAGCGGTGGTTGGAGGAGAAACGGGAGATGTGGCCTGTGATCATTACAATCGATATGCTGATGATATTGCCCTCTGGGCGTCTTTAGGGCTACAATCATATCGCTTCTCCCTTTCGTGGTCACGCCTTTTTCCTCACGGCCGGGGACGGGTAAATTCCAAGGGGGTCGATTTCTATAATCGCGTAATTGACACGTTGCTGTTCCACAATATTACTCCGGTCATAACGCTCTTTCATTGGGACTTTCCCCTTGACTTATTTTATCAAGGGGGATGGCTTCATCGTGATAGTGCCTATTGGTTTGCCGACTACGCAGCCTTCGCAGCTCAAACCTTTGGCGATCGGGTTACATGGTGGATTACTCAGAATGAACCTCAGTGCTTTATTGAACTTGGGCATAAGACTGGCTATCATGCACCGGGGCTTTCTCTACCGCAACGTGAGGTTTTATGGGCTGCTCATAATTCCCTTCGGGCCCATGGCTGTGCCTACGGACAAATGAAAGAGGTGCGGAATTCTCTCATGGTTGGGTATGGTCCCGTTGGCGTAACGTCTATCCCACAGGAGGAGACTTCAAAAAATATCATGCAGGCACGCCACCACATGTTTTCACATACAGATGAGTCTCTTTTTACCAATACATGGTTTATGGACCCTGTTTTTAAGGGGGAATACCCTGAAGATGGGTGTCATTTCTATGGTACAGATATGATTGAGTTTCACAGCAGTGATATGGAGGAAATTCATCAAGGTGCAGACTTCCTCGGTACAAACATCTATCACGGTACCTATATTAATGATACAGGGGGTGAAGTAGCACCACCGCAAGGACATTCCACCACAGCCATGGGGTGGCCCATAACTCCCCGTGCGCTCTATTGGGGGCCTCGCTTCCTCTCTGAGCAGTATGGAGTACCCCTCGTCGTCACCGAAAATGGTATGGCCGGCACAGATTACGCAATGCCAGATGATACCATTATCGAAGACCCGTATCGAGTAGCCTATTTACGGCAGTATCTTCAAGAGCTTCGTCGGGCGTGCCGTGAAGGTGTTGACGTCCGTGGATACTTTGTGTGGTCAGCCCTTGATAATTTTGAGTGGGCAGAAGGATACGGAAAGCGCTTTGGTATTGTCTATGTCGATTATGAGACCCAAGAGCGTTTCTGCAAAAGGTCAGCCTTATGGTATAAAGAGGTTATAGAGAGCAATGGAAGAAATCTTTAG
- the hisC gene encoding histidinol-phosphate transaminase has translation MKNMFWSDTIQGLEPYQAGEQPQDKAYVKLNTNENPYGPSPRAQEVLRQIPFSDLRLYPDPESLKLRQSIATYYGRSVEEVFVGNGSDEILAFVYMAFFQGKRPIRIPSITYSFYPVYCNMFNVDAVLEPLEDDFTLNLDSYSTDNGGIIFPNPNAPTGRAVPLEEIRQLLQRNTDSVVVVDEAYADFGAESAVDLVEEFPNLLVVQTFSKSRSLAGLRVGFAIGNADLIAGLSTVKDSFNSYPVDRISLEVCAAAMDDHDYFVECCEKIKATRERVSQQLSSWGFSVLPSQANFIFVKPPAPITAEKMYLQLKEKGVLVRYFHNKPGIKEFCRISIGSDAEMDIFMEKMSSILSSVGVV, from the coding sequence ATGAAAAATATGTTCTGGAGTGATACGATTCAAGGATTGGAGCCGTATCAAGCAGGTGAACAGCCACAGGATAAGGCATATGTAAAACTGAACACTAATGAGAATCCCTATGGGCCTTCTCCGCGTGCTCAAGAGGTATTACGCCAGATTCCCTTTTCTGATTTACGTTTGTATCCTGATCCTGAATCTTTGAAATTACGACAAAGTATTGCCACCTATTATGGGCGTTCTGTAGAAGAGGTTTTTGTTGGTAATGGTTCCGATGAAATCCTCGCGTTTGTATATATGGCTTTTTTTCAAGGAAAGCGGCCAATCCGTATTCCCAGTATCACCTATAGCTTCTACCCTGTGTATTGTAATATGTTTAATGTAGATGCTGTTCTTGAGCCCTTAGAGGATGATTTTACCCTGAATCTTGATTCGTACAGTACGGACAACGGCGGTATTATTTTTCCTAATCCCAATGCCCCCACGGGCCGAGCAGTTCCCTTGGAAGAGATACGCCAGCTTCTCCAAAGAAACACCGATTCTGTTGTGGTGGTGGATGAAGCATATGCCGATTTTGGTGCTGAGTCGGCGGTAGATCTTGTAGAGGAATTTCCGAATCTCTTGGTTGTGCAAACCTTTTCTAAATCCCGTTCTTTGGCGGGGCTTCGTGTTGGCTTTGCCATAGGAAATGCGGATCTTATTGCAGGGCTTTCAACAGTAAAAGATTCCTTTAATTCTTATCCTGTCGATCGGATTTCTCTGGAGGTGTGTGCCGCAGCCATGGATGATCATGACTACTTTGTTGAGTGTTGTGAAAAGATCAAGGCAACACGAGAGCGGGTGTCACAGCAACTTAGTTCCTGGGGTTTTTCCGTACTTCCTTCACAGGCCAATTTTATTTTTGTAAAACCTCCCGCCCCTATAACGGCAGAAAAAATGTACCTTCAGTTAAAAGAAAAAGGGGTGTTGGTTCGATATTTTCATAATAAACCGGGAATAAAGGAATTTTGCCGGATTAGTATAGGATCTGATGCAGAGATGGATATCTTTATGGAGAAGATGTCTTCCATTCTTTCTTCGGTGGGGGTCGTATGA
- a CDS encoding adenine phosphoribosyltransferase, whose translation MNLDTVIAKIPDFPKPGILFYDITTVFKTPAALRFCLEQICSHFPAEEIDGVVGVESRGFIMSSLYAHETQTPLLLARKAGKLPGKTVSKKYALEYGTATMEMHVEDIVAGKRYLIVDDLIATGGTLAAVAHMIEQQGGEVAGIFSIIGLPFLQYEEKIGQYRIITLQDYHGE comes from the coding sequence ATGAATCTTGATACAGTTATTGCTAAAATTCCTGATTTTCCCAAACCGGGAATTCTCTTTTATGATATTACGACCGTGTTTAAAACCCCGGCGGCACTTCGCTTTTGTCTTGAGCAAATCTGTTCACACTTCCCAGCAGAAGAAATTGACGGGGTCGTGGGAGTTGAAAGCCGTGGGTTTATCATGAGTTCCCTCTACGCTCATGAGACTCAGACCCCGCTTCTTCTTGCTCGTAAGGCGGGAAAATTACCTGGGAAGACAGTGTCGAAGAAGTATGCCCTGGAATACGGTACGGCAACCATGGAAATGCATGTGGAAGATATTGTTGCGGGAAAAAGATACCTCATTGTGGATGATTTAATTGCCACAGGCGGAACTCTTGCCGCCGTGGCACATATGATAGAACAACAGGGGGGAGAAGTGGCAGGGATTTTTTCTATTATCGGCTTGCCCTTTCTTCAATATGAGGAGAAAATAGGTCAGTATCGAATCATTACCTTGCAGGACTATCACGGTGAGTAG
- a CDS encoding SDR family NAD(P)-dependent oxidoreductase has product MKKAFISGISSGLGLGLGETLTDAGWDVYGISRRNCPRADITHATCDIRKRETIHPTLTTLMKDLKHVDLVILNAGVLGRIADLSETAVSELQDIFNVNVWAQKSILDWFLHHIHSVGHIILISSGAAVVGNRGWGGYALSKAAGNMLIKLYAHEFPQETGLTALAPGLIDTQMTHYLRTDVDRNKYHAVERIAEAHATGVMLSPRKAAERILTQLTALRECPRGEFVDIRSLDAPHEYAKLMGAQGTTTHRDSPAR; this is encoded by the coding sequence ATGAAAAAGGCATTTATTAGTGGAATAAGCAGTGGTCTCGGCCTTGGGCTCGGCGAAACCTTAACAGATGCCGGCTGGGATGTGTATGGAATAAGCAGACGGAACTGCCCCCGCGCAGATATTACACATGCGACTTGTGACATTCGTAAAAGAGAAACGATTCACCCAACCCTCACCACTCTGATGAAAGATTTGAAGCATGTGGATCTTGTCATTCTCAATGCGGGGGTATTGGGAAGAATTGCAGATCTTTCTGAAACAGCGGTTTCAGAACTCCAAGACATCTTCAATGTGAATGTATGGGCTCAGAAAAGTATTCTCGATTGGTTTCTCCACCATATACACTCCGTGGGACACATCATACTGATCTCTTCCGGAGCCGCTGTGGTGGGAAATAGAGGCTGGGGAGGATATGCACTTTCAAAAGCAGCAGGTAATATGCTTATAAAGTTATACGCCCATGAGTTTCCACAGGAAACAGGACTCACCGCCCTCGCCCCCGGCTTGATAGACACACAGATGACGCATTATCTGCGTACGGATGTGGATCGAAACAAATATCATGCCGTAGAACGCATAGCAGAAGCACACGCCACAGGAGTAATGCTCTCTCCACGGAAGGCTGCTGAGCGCATATTAACCCAACTCACAGCCCTGCGAGAGTGTCCTCGGGGAGAATTTGTGGATATTAGAAGCCTTGATGCGCCCCATGAGTATGCCAAACTCATGGGAGCACAAGGAACGACTACTCACCGTGATAGTCCTGCAAGGTAA
- a CDS encoding SPFH domain-containing protein: protein MKTPQKVLFTLSVLCILFLLVLGNKTFVVVSPGHVGVPVLFGKVLERTYSEGLHFPVNPLLSWVHYDGREKTIKETIQVPTQDQLQTVIDVSVQYRINTEKAGAILRNIGTIDDLIRIHINPAIRSIVREQGKDIERAEHFFTAETQKQLKTGILRDLQTYLTHRGIIVTDVLIRDINLPEFIVKAI, encoded by the coding sequence TTGAAAACACCACAGAAAGTTCTTTTCACCCTTTCAGTACTATGTATTCTTTTCTTACTTGTTCTTGGAAACAAAACCTTTGTTGTTGTTTCACCGGGGCACGTTGGAGTACCAGTTCTTTTTGGGAAAGTCCTTGAACGAACATATTCTGAGGGGCTTCACTTTCCCGTAAACCCCCTTCTCTCATGGGTGCACTACGATGGAAGAGAAAAAACCATAAAAGAAACGATACAGGTTCCAACGCAAGATCAACTCCAAACAGTTATCGATGTGAGTGTACAATATCGTATTAACACAGAGAAAGCTGGGGCTATTCTCCGTAATATTGGAACCATTGATGATCTTATTCGTATCCATATCAACCCAGCAATCCGTTCAATCGTTCGTGAACAGGGAAAAGATATTGAACGTGCTGAACACTTTTTCACCGCGGAAACACAGAAACAATTAAAAACCGGAATTCTTCGCGATCTTCAAACCTACCTTACCCATCGCGGTATTATTGTGACTGACGTTCTTATTCGGGACATCAATCTACCAGAATTTATTGTTAAAGCCATTTAA